Within the uncultured Methanobrevibacter sp. genome, the region CCAAGAGTTTATTCCATGTAAACCTGGAATTACCTATATTCTGATTAATTTTAATCATCATATCCTCATCCGGATACAACCTAACCTTCAAACCCTGATCAACACATTTCATAAAAAAACACTTAAAATTCCATTTTAGAGACAATTTTAAAATTAATTATAAACTAATTTAATATAATAAATAATATATAAAGAAATAGAGAGAGCATTTGAAAACTAATATCT harbors:
- a CDS encoding helix-turn-helix domain-containing protein, with protein sequence MKCVDQGLKVRLYPDEDMMIKINQNIGNSRFTWNKLL